The nucleotide window CCCAGGGAACGgagggaagctgcagggaacggagggaagctgcagggaaCGGGGGGAAGCTGCAGGGAACGGGGGGAAGCTGCAGGGAACGGGGGGAAGCTCCGAGGCcggggcagctcctggggtcCCAGCCCGACCCTACCGCTTCCCGCCGAAGCTGGGCCGCTCCTCGTCCGAGTCGCGCTCGGCCCACACGCCGTAGGTCGCCTCCTCCTTGGTCTGGCGGTGCCGCTGCCGGTGCGGGTTGAATTCGTTCTGCAGGTCCCAGTCCGACACCTCGAAGCTCTCCATCTCCACGCCATCGTCTCCGTCCGTGCCGTACAGGTGAGACATCGACATCGTGGCAACAACGGGATTCCCCGGCCCGCTCAGGAGCCCCCGGCCCGCTCACGAACCCCTGACCCGGGACCGCCCGCTCGCTCAGGGATGCCGGGACCGGCCCCGGCCGCGCCGTCAAGCCGGAAGCGCCCCATTCACTTCCGGGCCGCTCCCATAGCGCGCACCCCCCCGCCCCCCAAACCATAGAGTCGGAGCGGCAGCGCCGGCAGCTCCGCGCTGTGGCCCGGCGGTGTAGAGGGGGCGGAGCCCGCGccattaataattaaaatattaaatatcaaaTCAACACTTTAATGGTGTCCGACACCGGGAGTGGAGGAGGGGAGGGGCCATATATTAACTCTGCAATAGCCTCTGCAGGGTCGGGGAGGAGGTGGTGGGGAGGGCACACGCACCACAAAGGCTCTTCGGGGCCAGGGGGCTGTTCCTGACCCTGGGAGTTGGGAACAGCAGGACCAGGGTGGCTCTTCCCGGTCCCAGGAATACggaacagcagggatgggagggcTGTTCCCCACACCGGGAACGGGGAACAGATCACGAGACACAAACGCGATGTACGGAGTCCTCCAGCCACGGCACAGGGAATCTCCTCCCGCCCCCCGAGTCCGGATTTCCACAGCTGCATTCCCCACGGAGCGCTGGGAGAGGCCGGCGACGTTCCCGCCGCGGAGCACGTTTGGCCTttgcaaataaatgcaaatacattCCTGGAGCGCAGTCATTTGGCAACAGTAGGAGCAAGCAATATGCTTGGAGAACTGATTTCCACGGGCCCACTGCACACTCTTCCTTCTCGGGCAACAACAGGCCATTGGCAGCGTTCTGGAAGTGACAAAACACAGAACCTCAGGGGCAGGGTCCCCACAGGGGAAAGATCCCATTGGGAACAGGATCCCCTCAGGAACAGGATTCCCTCAGAGGAAAGATCCCATTGGGAACAGGATCCCCTCAGGAACAGGATTCCCTCAGGGGAAAGATCCCATTGGGAACAGGATCCCCTCAGGGACAGGATCCCACTGGGAACAGGATCCCCTCAGACTAGCACAGCAATGCCCAACCAAAGGTTTAAAGCCCCTGTGACACAAAAAATGGCcagaaaggaataaattctcagcccaggacaggggaCAAACAATTCCTGATGTTCCCTCAGTGCTTCTGATCTTTTTCTAGCCCAACCATCTGCTTGTACACAGAAACTTGCTCTTAAAGGATCAGATTTAGTACCAAGAATATTTTATGCTTTAGCGGGGAGGAAGAATATCCAACACATCAACAGTTGTCTCTGGAGCAGAAGcccaaggcagcagctttgttttccatcatgttttcctttgttttctatCCCCTTCCTCAGGTCCATGGCACGTCTTTGGaggcagctggggagcagctcagctcatcCACACATTCCATGTGTCCCTGCTGCCCGCGGGGACAGGCTGCAATAACCCTCCCAAGCGGCTGAGTTTCATTTTGCAGCTTTAATCCTGttcccagagctcaggaaaAGAATTCCTTACAAATGGTCCCACACAGAAGCATTGTGTGGGAAGATCTGAGGCGACTGTGAAGGATGCCTGGCACCAGGAATGGGCCTGGAACCCCAGCTGATCCACAGAAATCACACAAACCAAGTCCTGGGGCAACCCATGCGGATTTGCCCAAATCCCAAAATTAAGTAAAGAGTCTTACCTggaaatcattaatttttttagtgaGGAGATGATGTGTTCTGAGTCACCTGGAAGAGCCCCAAAAGAGAAGGGTCATCTCTGAGCCAGCATTCCTCAGGGAAGGGAGCAAGCACCAGGCACCCTGGTGTGtcccaaacccccaaaccctcaGGGTGTGCCCAGCTCTTACCTGCAGGTGACCTTTGAGATTGGCCGGTGTTTTATAATCCCCCTTTAAAACCTGTGGGAAAGAGAAGCTGGAGTGACCCTCTGGGGCAGTGGAAACACCTCTGGGTTTCTGCTGccagccattcccagccttCCCAGGGAAACAGCTGCACCATGagtgctctgtcctgctctgggtCCCTCTCTCTAGGACAgacatggaggggctggagcatgtccagggaagggaacagagctggggaaggggctggagcaccaggaacagctgagggagctggaaaggggctcagcctggaaaaaaggagactcagagggcccttctggctctgcacaactccctgacaggaggggacaacTGAaggggtcaggctctgctcccagggaacagggacaagaggagagggaacagcatcaaactgtgccaggggaggggcAGGTTagacatcaggaggaatttcctcatggaaagaTGATCAGGCcttggaactgcccagggaggtttggagtctccctggaggtgtccaaggaacaTGCTCcatgtggcactcagtgctctgggctggtgacaaggtgaGGATCGGGTATAGGTTGGACTCGATGTTTCTgggaggccttttccaacctgaatgatccaggaattctgtgattctgatttcCCTGTGTGAGTCTGTTTCACCCCTGCTCTTTCCTGATCCGGTCCAGGAGCTTCCCTTGCTCCAGAGGGCTCCGTGAGCCCCTGGCCCGTCCCCCCATGGCAGTGCCACTCACTCTGTGCGTGTTGTTGACAACCAGGGGGTCGGGGTGGCCGTAGTTGGGGGGGTTGGCGTAGGGGTCGTAGCCAAGTCTGGCGAGCATGGGGGCGATGTGGGCCATGTCCTGCAGCACATCCCCCGGGATGTGCCCGATCCATTTGGATAACGCCTCCATGTTCACCGGCTTGATCACCTGGTCTGTTGACCTTTCTATCctggggaaaataaaggaaaaaaaacaaacaaaagacacAGTGGTTGGATTTCACACATGTGCTGGGCTCACACACAGCTCACTGCCTCCTCCACAGAGAACCACAGGATGGGACCTtacatcccatcccaccccactgcctgccatgggcagggacaccttccactatcccaggttgctccaagtcctgtcccacctggccttgggcacttcctTGGAAGGGGTGTCTGTCCctcacagccctggggaagCAGACTCTGGCAGGGGGTTCCACAGCCCCAGAGGCTGGGTCCTCCTGATTAGTCATGGAATCAATAAGGTCGGAAAAACCCTCTAAGACCAGTGAGaccaaccattcccccagcactgctaaggccaccactgacccatgtccccagctgccacatccacacagcttttaaattccttccaatgatggtgactctaccactGTTCTGTTAACTACCTTAACTACCCTTTCAGGAAaggcattttcctttttgtccaacctaaacctcctctggcacaactCGAGGCTGCTTCCTCTTTTCCTACAGGAGGGATCTATCCTGCACTGGGACAGGGGTTTTCACCAGGACACCTCTGCTTATCAGAGGAAAACGATGTAAGATGTGTGGGCTGTAGCACAGATACAGCCGGTGACCCCTATGAATATTCAAAACCTGATCTGAGCAGCCTGGACCAATTCACTCTGAGCAAACAGGGAAGCAGAGCCGGCTGCATTCCCAGGGCATCCCAGaaaaccagagcagctgcacatGCCCCGTGGCTCCTGTGCCCTTCACCACTGGGGCACCAGTAACTGATATGGAGACTTGGATAAATCCCTTACACGGCTGATTAAATTTTGCTAAGCCTGACTTAAGCTTTCacttagaaaagaaacagcattaatagaggaaaagaaagtgggAGAAGGTAAACGCCCCCCCTGAACACGGAGAGGCCAGGAGGGAGTGCTGGGTGTGCCTCCACTGAGCAGGTATTGCTTTTATTCTGCAATACCAGCCCCAGACCTGGCAAGAACTGCAGCTCATCATCATTAGCAACACAACTAATCACACCAAGGAGGCATCTGAGGACGGGTGGAGAAAGAGGCATTAAAGAGCTCACGTTTCAGAGCAAGCAGCTCCTTGCAAATTagagactgaaataatttctgcagtGTCAAGAGAGATTAAACAGTCACCTGCTCCTGAAATCCTTGCTTGACAAGCTGTTCTGTGGAGTACAACATATTGGGAGCATTAAAGCCATTTcttcctcaggaacacaaaccCCACTGCAGTACACTGTGCTGTCCTTCCTCCCccaaaatcaaacacaaaccccagcaACTCTGTTCCCAGTGTTAGCCTGCTTTGTGTGATGAAAAAACCCCTTGAAAAGCTGAGGAAGGAGCCGAGACTCACTTGGAAAGGGACACCCCACCGGGCTTCCCGATGAGCTCCTCGTGGTGCAGCACCGTGTCGCTCCAGGAAATGTCCAGGAACCTCATGATGTTGTGCATGGACCTCTCGGggtgcagcaccagctgctcgTAGTAGACGGGCAGGCAGCGGGCACGGCCGATCTCCAGGCACTGGGAATACATCACCTCGATGGCCTTGTTCCACTTGGTCAGGCAGTCCCGGTAGCTGTTCAGGTCGAAGCCGGCGATCGTCACCTTGCGCGTGATCATGGAGTGCACCGAGGCGCGCCCGTCCCGCACCATCAGCAGGAACTTGGAGTTGGGGAACAGCCGGGACAGGTACACGGAGGACTTGAGCGTGAAGGGGTCCTTGTTGCACAGGTACCTGGCGGGCTCGCCGTGCTTGGCGATCACTTCCAGGATGAAGGCCTGCATGGCCGCGTCCAGCACCTGGTCCGTCACCCCCGCCTCGTCCAGCCGCATCTTCTCGCGGCCGGACTTGGACCAGGCCTGGCGCATGGCCAGCACGCGGGGGATGATGCGGGTCTCCTCCCCGCAGCGCACCTCGGGGTGGGCGTCCAGCATGGCCCTCATCAGCGTGGTGCCGCTGCGGGGGACGCCGCCGATGAAGATCAGGGGCATGTCCTTGCTGTACCGGTACTCCACGTGGTTGGCGTCCACCATCACCAGCTCCTCGTTCTCGGGCCTCATCAGCCTGTGCCGCCTCTCGCTCAGGACCTGCTGGCACTCCAGGACCTGCTGCCCCAGGTGCAGGGTCACCATCAGGGCCGCCACCGagcccaccagcagcagcaccctgcgCGTGGTGACCCgcatcctgctctcctgggcacaggctgggggcttCAGCTCTCCGCTAGCGAGTGTCCAACCCCACGGGCATCTGCAAGAGAACAGCACTGTCAGAGCAGcggggccagccctgctcccatgGGATGCTGACACCATCCCAGGATTTCATCACCTCCTTCGCTTATCAGCACCTCCCAGGCTTGGTGCCTTACACCCAGCAGGTAATTAAAGTCTGCCTCAGTGCACACCCAAAGAGAGAATTTCTGCGCAGAAACAACAGGTTTACAGCTGGAGCAAAGTTCCAGGAACGTCTTGGAGAGGAGGGGCCCTGTATACTCAGGGACTCCTTAAAGCAAAATCTTTAGAGAGAGCCTGTTCTGTCTCAGATGAAGCCCAGAGCCTCGGTGAGGTTATTCCTTCCAAACCCAAGTCagtgctccagcactgctcaccTCTCAGCCACCTGCATCCTCCCTACATTTTGTTTAGTTTAACCCTGCGGTCACAGGGGAGGGGGAAGCTGAAataaggagaaaacaaaagcctcTCATGCCAGTTTTATGTGTCTAAGTCAGGAGAAACCGTTAGAA belongs to Parus major isolate Abel chromosome 15, Parus_major1.1, whole genome shotgun sequence and includes:
- the TPST2 gene encoding protein-tyrosine sulfotransferase 2; translated protein: MRVTTRRVLLLVGSVAALMVTLHLGQQVLECQQVLSERRHRLMRPENEELVMVDANHVEYRYSKDMPLIFIGGVPRSGTTLMRAMLDAHPEVRCGEETRIIPRVLAMRQAWSKSGREKMRLDEAGVTDQVLDAAMQAFILEVIAKHGEPARYLCNKDPFTLKSSVYLSRLFPNSKFLLMVRDGRASVHSMITRKVTIAGFDLNSYRDCLTKWNKAIEVMYSQCLEIGRARCLPVYYEQLVLHPERSMHNIMRFLDISWSDTVLHHEELIGKPGGVSLSKIERSTDQVIKPVNMEALSKWIGHIPGDVLQDMAHIAPMLARLGYDPYANPPNYGHPDPLVVNNTHRVLKGDYKTPANLKGHLQVTQNTSSPH